Part of the Hemibagrus wyckioides isolate EC202008001 linkage group LG09, SWU_Hwy_1.0, whole genome shotgun sequence genome, tagTTACAGAAGAGCTGATCTGTAAACTAGTTTAGTTGTGATAAGCCTAAGGgaacaaaaacattaataatccaACCTACTCAGAATCGGTGTGGTACCATTACTACAACACACCAAGATAAAAATGTGTTCCTAGAAGCAATTCCCAACCTGCAGAGACAGCGTGCTCTATACGTCTCAACATTATCTCATGAGGGAAATCTTGGTCAAGGAGACAGCACAACAAAAGATCTCTCTAGTGAGTGAAGGGGTCACAGGTCTCAACTGGAAAAGTCTCAAGTTATTTCAGACATAGAACAATACAACATGTTCTACTTCTTACCTCGCATGCTCTAGGTGTTTATAAGAAAGGATTTGCCTCTGGTGGATTTGTCTTTAGTGATCTAAACACTGTGAAGCTACTAAAACCACTTGACAACCAGCTCCTTGAGATGATCCTATATACTATTGTCCACCTGTATTTCCTGTATGTTTTCCTCTTGAGTACACCTACAAAAACCAAAACTCACAGACTATCGGCTAGACAAAAATCTTTGGAATGGGCAGACgccattaaatttttttttatgtgatttatCAACCACCTCTACTCATTTCACATTATCCTGTCCGCTATCATAATTAACCTATAGGAAGCAAAGTAcgctcactgagcactttattaggaacacaatTCTAACTAACACCGGTATACTAATGGGGCCATGATGACATGACTGAATGATTTTTTTCGGGTGCACTTTCATGCTTCGTGAATttctgtagcctttctgtcagcttgaaccagtgtgatgtctctcatcaacaaggcatttccatccacagaactgctgctcactggatgtttttttttttttttactgcactATGGTTAGTAAACTCTAGAAACTTTTGCGGGAAAACCCCAGGAGATCGGACGTTACAGAAATACTGTtgcaccaacaatcatgctaTGCTAAAGATCACTAAGATCACTGAGATCACCCCCCCCCATCCCCCCATCTTGATGGTTGATTACCTGAAACCAGTaattgcatgattttatgcaatgtgctgctgccacatgattggctgattacataatgcatgaatgagtagctcgtgttcctaataaaataatacatgagTGCATATTCATGCTGGTATTTAAATAGTCACTTTATagccattttaaaatgaatatatagATGAATCATATATCTATTAACCATATCTTACCTGTTCATATGAGCAGGACCGTATCCTCCGATAGCATAAATCATACCGTTCAGCACTGCGGTGGCAAAGCAACTGCGTGATTTGGTCATGGGTGCCACAGGCTGCCACTCTTTCACTTTGGGTACATATTTCTCCACTGACTGGAGGTAGTACTGACCATCATAGCCTCCAAGTGCATAAAGCTCCCCTGCTAACACCACAACCCCTAGAGTGCTCCTGCACTCGGCCATGTGCTCCACCGAGGACCAGGTGTTGCTGTCCGGATCCCATCTCTCCACAGTGCTCTCATGCCGCCTGTAGCTGATGCCCTGGCGCATGTGTGTGGCAATACCACCCACCACGTACACCTTCTGGTCCAGAACAGCGACGCCGAACTCACAGCGGGGCATGCTGAGTGGGGCCAGGCCAATCCACGAGTCTGTCTGAGGGAAGTACATCTCCATACTGCCAAAGAGTGAGCAACAAATCATAAAGATAAATCAGAGTGATAAACTTCAGCATCCAGTTACCACCTAACAACACAGTATGGGATGGACCCATGCCTATCCTTAAATCCGATAACAATAGTACTTAGGGCTGAAAATTTGAACACGCTCACTGAACGAATGTTTACTCTGCTCACCTTTCCAAAGTGGCAAAAAGTCCTGCTTTGCCTCCTACTGCAACAAGAACCTTTGGTGCACAGCGTGGTCTGGTGGACAGCACCGTCTGGTAGGAAAGCCTGTGCTCTGGCATGAAATGATACTTAAGAGCCTCGTTGAGAAGATGTTTGCACGCGTGGTCGTCCCGGACGAGGTGATTGGCTTCGTAGAGGCGCGTCAGAAACTTGACACTGAGCAAAGGCAGCCGCACGCTGTGCAGTAACTGGGCCAGGTATTGCTGCCTCTCACTCAGATCATACTTGATCCAAGACTCAAGCGCATAAAAGACCGTCTCCTCAGTGAGCACTTTGAGGCAATCGCTGGACACAATCTCCTCCAGCTCCTCCCTGGTCAGCTCGAAGAACTCCTCTGTCCGGCAGACCTCCTCAAAGTTCTCGCAGATAAACTTGGTGGCTGCCAGACAGAGGTCATGGCAGCCGTATGTCTCAGCAAAGCGCGAGATGCCAATGCAGTTTGCAGCATCCAGCTGGCTCTCCAGGAAGCTGCAGCACTCGTTTAGCACGAGTTTCACCTGGAGGAGATTGGCAGCTGGGAGGAGTGACTCCACTGTTTCCTGCGAGATGAAAACTGTCCCCGTGTATGCGTATTCCACGATGGCCTAAAAcccaaaacaccaacatttaaggactacacactttataatcaagTAATGATGCTACATCTGCAGTTTGTGCGTTACCTGTAGTGCAGCTTCATCAATGCACTGAAACTCAACCTCTGAAGTCTCCTTCTCAGACAGATTGCCTGTAAACATGGCCTTGAAGTATGGGCTGATGCTGGCCAGGACCACTTTGTGTGCGTGGATCTTGGCATCGCCCACACGTAGCACAATGTCACACAGTTCG contains:
- the LOC131359734 gene encoding kelch-like protein 28; its protein translation is MDQQAQSYMLASLTRPHSEQLLQGLQLLRQDHELCDIVLRVGDAKIHAHKVVLASISPYFKAMFTGNLSEKETSEVEFQCIDEAALQAIVEYAYTGTVFISQETVESLLPAANLLQVKLVLNECCSFLESQLDAANCIGISRFAETYGCHDLCLAATKFICENFEEVCRTEEFFELTREELEEIVSSDCLKVLTEETVFYALESWIKYDLSERQQYLAQLLHSVRLPLLSVKFLTRLYEANHLVRDDHACKHLLNEALKYHFMPEHRLSYQTVLSTRPRCAPKVLVAVGGKAGLFATLESMEMYFPQTDSWIGLAPLSMPRCEFGVAVLDQKVYVVGGIATHMRQGISYRRHESTVERWDPDSNTWSSVEHMAECRSTLGVVVLAGELYALGGYDGQYYLQSVEKYVPKVKEWQPVAPMTKSRSCFATAVLNGMIYAIGGYGPAHMNSVERYDPSKDSWEMVASMANKRINFGVGVMLGFIFVVGGHNGVSHLSSIERYDPHQNQWTACRPMNEPRTGVGSAIVDNCLYVVGGHSGSSYLNTVQRYDPISDSWLDSSGMMYCRCNFGLTAL